The Deltaproteobacteria bacterium genome contains a region encoding:
- a CDS encoding SPASM domain-containing protein, whose protein sequence is MRELVDSGLSHLTVCVDGLSQEKYEKTRVGGRIAWVLDNLESTLKFRSAKSPLVEVQFIQYQHNLDEVEPAKALCEKLGVDRFSSFWGALHNYADREPDQYAVHGPKKNRALPGCFWPHFSVVVKWNGDVIPCCEHRMAAQHAPGADARVFGNVFETPLAEIWNGASYQASRRLVSNPERANTEPALKKNFCDGCFVIFETGIDATSGKWANRVKWEDVYDPALSRPGHPVRRPRSQTGLPYGPPEAPKR, encoded by the coding sequence GTGCGCGAGTTGGTGGACAGCGGGCTTTCGCACCTGACAGTTTGCGTCGACGGGCTCTCACAGGAGAAGTACGAGAAGACGCGCGTCGGCGGCCGCATCGCGTGGGTGCTCGACAACCTCGAGAGCACGCTGAAGTTCCGCAGCGCGAAGAGCCCGCTCGTCGAGGTGCAGTTCATCCAGTACCAGCACAACCTCGACGAGGTCGAGCCCGCGAAGGCGCTGTGCGAAAAGCTCGGCGTCGACCGCTTCTCGAGCTTCTGGGGCGCGCTCCACAACTACGCGGACCGCGAGCCCGATCAGTACGCGGTGCACGGGCCGAAGAAGAACCGCGCCCTACCCGGCTGCTTCTGGCCGCACTTCTCGGTCGTGGTGAAATGGAACGGCGACGTGATCCCGTGCTGCGAGCACCGCATGGCCGCTCAGCACGCGCCGGGCGCCGACGCGCGCGTGTTCGGCAACGTGTTCGAGACGCCGCTCGCCGAGATCTGGAACGGCGCGAGTTATCAGGCTTCGCGGCGGCTCGTCTCGAATCCGGAGCGCGCGAACACGGAGCCCGCGCTGAAGAAGAACTTCTGCGACGGCTGCTTCGTGATCTTTGAGACCGGCATCGATGCCACGAGCGGCAAGTGGGCGAACCGCGTGAAGTGGGAAGACGTGTACGACCCCGCGCTGAGCCGGCCGGGCCATCCCGTGCGCCGGCCGCGCTCGCAGACGGGTCTGCCCTACGGCCCGCCCGAAGCGCCGAAGCGCTGA
- a CDS encoding glycosyltransferase family 4 protein — translation MRVLFITHYYPPEVNAPANRVHEHARVWARDGHDVTVITGVPNHPRGELFAGYANRWLQEERIEGVRVIRTWMYVTANEGFVKRTANYVLFMLTAVLASFRAERPDVVVATSQQFFFFIAGAVVAALKRRPFVLEVRDLWPESIVALGQLERGSLAVRMLEAVERWLYRRARGVVVVTRAFAQHIAARGVPEQRIALVYNGIDESWTPRAATPALLARHGIGGTFRVGYVGTLGLAHGLVTVLDAAELRRACRFTSARTTPSSSRMRACASWWTAGFRT, via the coding sequence GTGAGGGTCCTCTTCATCACGCACTACTACCCGCCCGAGGTGAACGCGCCGGCGAACCGCGTGCACGAGCACGCGCGCGTGTGGGCGCGCGACGGGCACGACGTGACGGTGATTACGGGCGTGCCCAATCACCCGCGCGGGGAGCTCTTCGCGGGCTACGCGAACCGGTGGCTCCAGGAGGAGCGCATCGAAGGCGTGCGCGTGATCCGTACGTGGATGTACGTCACGGCGAACGAAGGCTTCGTGAAGCGCACCGCGAACTACGTGCTTTTCATGCTCACCGCGGTGCTCGCTTCGTTCCGCGCCGAACGGCCCGACGTGGTGGTCGCCACCAGCCAGCAGTTCTTCTTTTTCATCGCGGGCGCCGTAGTTGCCGCGCTGAAGCGGCGACCCTTCGTGCTCGAGGTACGCGACCTCTGGCCCGAGTCGATCGTGGCGCTCGGGCAGCTCGAGCGCGGCTCGCTCGCCGTGCGGATGCTCGAGGCGGTCGAGCGCTGGCTGTATCGCCGCGCGCGCGGCGTCGTGGTGGTGACGCGCGCGTTCGCGCAGCACATCGCCGCGCGCGGCGTGCCCGAGCAGCGCATCGCGCTCGTCTACAACGGCATCGACGAGAGCTGGACGCCGCGCGCAGCGACCCCCGCGCTGCTCGCACGCCACGGCATCGGCGGCACGTTCCGCGTCGGCTACGTCGGCACGCTCGGGCTCGCGCACGGCCTCGTCACCGTGCTCGACGCGGCCGAGCTCCGGCGGGCCTGCAGGTTCACATCAGCACGAACTACTCCTTCAAGCTCTCGGATGCGCGCGTGCGCGAGTTGGTGGACAGCGGGCTTTCGCACCTGA